TAGCATGACAGGGGAGCCAACCTTAAGCATAAGCTTGTGATGAGGGATACCTTTAAATTGGAGCAAATTTAAGAACTCAACAGGGTAAAGCAAGTCTAGATTACCATTCTCCTTTGAGGATTCAACCAATGTATCTGAGCTGAGGTATACTTTTTCATTGCCTGGAACTAAAGAAAGAATACGGCTATTAATTTTGTCGATGGTGTCGTTCTTTGGAGCTATAATAGCCCTTTCCCTCAGGTAGGTTGGGTCTGAATATGATGCCTCCAAGTTGGGATAAGTAGAACTTATAATATCATCGATAGCAGAATCTAGTCTTGGGACTAAGATGTCACTTGGTATCTCAATCAGCTCCGAGTCCCCGTCATCAATCTCAACGGTACCTTTTGCAGTACCATCACCAACACTCAATACCCAGTCACTGAAGTCTTTCACCTCCTTAGCTGCTAAACCACTCCTCCCCATCCCAATTATGCGCATGTTGGTTGTAAGTTTTAGTATCTTAACATGGTCCCACAAATAAGAGTTGGTGATTGATGCATCAATTGTGTCTAGCCTATTACCACCCTCAACTACGGGCAGCACTTGCCGGAAATCTCCACCAAGTAACATTGTCTTCCCACCAAACATCCAGTCAGAATTTGAGGAGTCCAATTGACCAAGAATGTCACGCATACTACGATCCAACGACTCAAAACAATGGCGGTGAGTCATAGGAGCCTCATCCCATATTATCAGAGAACTCTGCACTATTAAATCAGCAAGGAAAGTACCCCTTTTAATATCACACATCGGCGACTCATCAATAACAATGGGAATTTTAAATCGAGAATGCACAGTACGGCCTCCTGGGAGCAAGAGCGCAGCAACCCCTGATGAAGCTACAGCAAGAACAATGTGTTTCTCCGATCGCAAGAGTGAAATGATTGCATTCCAAAGAAATGTCTTCCCAGTTCCACCATACCCATATACAAAAAAGCATCGACCAGTTTTCCCATAAACTGACTGTATGACAACATCATATATATGCCTCTGTTCAGAGTTTAATTGGTTAATGAGAGTTTCATGCACATGCAAGAGCATTTCACTATCGTAAGCTAATTCCTCAGCCATCAATCTATTTTTCATCTTGCTGCAAAGGGTTGGATCAGGATTTGGTAGGCCATAATCAGTCATTGAGGCACCATTCTTGACAAACAATCTATCGAGTTCAAGTAGGATATGATTTCTCAGATGTTCTTCTGGCACTTTATAACGAGGCAGGCCTACCATCTTTCTAATTTTATGGTGTATAtcatcagtgaagtacgtaTAGAACTCAGAAAATAAAGAAGGTGCATCACAAACAGAGCAAAAAAGTATTATAGTAACAAGCAACTGGCGCATTTGAGAAGCTGTACCCCAAACAGATGCTTCCTTGAGACATTCACGCCACTCATTGTCGTCACCAAGAAGTCCAGCAGCTTGACACGCATCCTTAAACGTTGGGTGCAGGACACCACTAACTGTACGAAGGTCCTCATACGATGTAGCACCCTTGGCAACATTCAGAAGCATACGGAGGTAGTAGAGCTCACCACAGCTAGGATTGATATATATAGCCCTGCCGATCTTTCTAGATCCCTTACGTGAATGCCATGCCTTAGCCTTTCTATTCCAAACCCATTTTGTTGGGAATTCTATGTATGTTAACTCTCGAGCAGCTGGGAAAATCGTATTAGCAGTAAACCACTCTGTTAATG
This portion of the Panicum virgatum strain AP13 chromosome 2N, P.virgatum_v5, whole genome shotgun sequence genome encodes:
- the LOC120662555 gene encoding uncharacterized protein LOC120662555, producing the protein MALVASLIKKCACMKNNRCSKFFPKGYEASTVVGEDGFLQYRRWAEAANFVERYGIRLDNGWVVPYNLAVLKRFRAHINVEWCNKTHLIKYLFKYITKGPDRARAVIETFGAGVSCCDSHGEAISSLGDQPVNAQKHPDDVDEVREYIDCRYLSSHEAIWRMFKFDIHFRTPAVERLAMHLPLMNSVVYPADQPLANIVDDPRYMQTTLTEWFTANTIFPAARELTYIEFPTKWVWNRKAKAWHSRKGSRKIGRAIYINPSCGELYYLRMLLNVAKGATSYEDLRTVSGVLHPTFKDACQAAGLLGDDNEWRECLKEASVWGTASQMRQLLVTIILFCSVCDAPSLFSEFYTYFTDDIHHKIRKMVGLPRYKVPEEHLRNHILLELDRLFVKNGASMTDYGLPNPDPTLCSKMKNRLMAEELAYDSEMLLHVHETLINQLNSEQRHIYDVVIQSVYGKTGRCFFVYGYGGTGKTFLWNAIISLLRSEKHIVLAVASSGVAALLLPGGRTVHSRFKIPIVIDESPMCDIKRGTFLADLIVQSSLIIWDEAPMTHRHCFESLDRSMRDILGQLDSSNSDWMFGGKTMLLGGDFRQVLPVVEGGNRLDTIDASITNSYLWDHVKILKLTTNMRIIGMGRSGLAAKEVKDFSDWVLSVGDGTAKGTVEIDDGDSELIEIPSDILVPRLDSAIDDIISSTYPNLEASYSDPTYLRERAIIAPKNDTIDKINSRILSLVPGNEKVYLSSDTLVESSKENGNLDLLYPVEFLNLLQFKGIPHHKLMLKVGSPVMLLRNLNQSAGLCNGTRLIITQLGARVLEAQIIIGSHIGDKVLLPRIALHVSSTKWPFVLSRRQFPVRLCYAMTINKSQGQTLQNVGLNLPRPVFSHGQLYVAISRVTSRKGLRILIDDDTDPNTNATQNIVYKEILRSLW